The nucleotide sequence AAGTTAATATCCTTAAGTTAAAGAaagtgtttttgttaaaaatataaagataaaatgTTTAACACAAAGTATAAAATCTAATATAATAAGAAtaattatgcaaaaaaaattagtcacaTATATTTAAATAGGTCGGCCAAAGAGGtataaaaggttttttttaggGTCTGAAGTCTGGTATATTTATctacatataattttttcacatatattttttttggaagatactttattgatattgtgtttggcctaacttctccttaaaaatgtagaaaagctgaaaaaaaaaaaaacggaccAAACGGTACTTTAGTctaatctattttaaaaatgttcGGTCTAACTTAAGTCTAAAGTAGGCTCAGTTACAGGACATTATCGACCGCTTTAGCCTATTTCCAGTCGTAGTAAATAGAGGTGCTTTCTAAAATATTCTCTAACACGCTTTCTTATATGGAATATATGGGCACttcaaatatatacattttctttaggtTTCAACTGTGGTCCTCTtatgtccttaaaaaaaaatattgtggtCCTCCATTGTAGCATGTAGAATTGTAGTGATGTACTTCCAATTTTTCAGTTGGCTACTATTTgtttagtcaaaaaaaagttGGCCACTATTTGCAAAATGAATTTATTGATTGTCTATCTATGTACTCCTTTCACTTCCTCCATTCTAAAAGAAAAGTTATTCATGGTCGATGCTATACTTAGATGTTATTATTGACAAAATTTCATCTTATCAGAAGAATATCGTCGGtctatttttaagaaaacaCGAAAGGATTCAACAATAATCTAGAAATTGACAGAATAGATGACTTGCAAGACACGACTATATAGTACGACGAGCTTCATCGCACATTTTTAGGGCCGTATCTAAGGCAGAGCGAAGACGGCAACCGCCCTAAACcccaaaataaataagtatgaaatttgGGCCCCCAAAATTTTTTAGGCGTCTATTAAACTCTAAAAAAAGTTGCTTAGCTTTTTTATCAAGTTGATGTTTGAGAATTGTTCTCCTCCTAtttgtttttgctcattcccgTGTTACATGAGTTAactaacactaaaaaaaatgtctGACTGACGTTGAAAATACACCTTCGTGAGTTACATTCGACTTTTTTATGGAAATGAACAATTCtaaatgggagaagagcaattctcttagattatgattcaaattgtaGATTCGCTCTAGGCCACCAAAATCTCCAAAACGGCCCTGCACACTTCATATTAATACATATAATAGATAAAGTGAGTTTTTATGTATTCGACGGAATATCAATTGACAAAGAACAAATTTGGAGCTTGTGTCAACTTACAACACATGATCTGTTGATATTAGCTCATTAAAGCAACAACCGCAATCGTGGCCTGTCACTGAAGTAGCAATTAATTGCTCAATTTCTTTTCCTTATGAATAAAGAGCTCTCATAAAGAACAAATGGTCGAATGCTTAATTTCTGAAGAATACTCCTAATTAGAAAAGACTCAAGCTTTTTAGAACTTTAAGTATCTCTTCCATAGTTTTTACATTTCTTTAAATTCttgtaatttcaattaaaatgggTTATGTTTTGAGCGAATTTATCTTTGAAGTCATATTAACTTCAGTCATTTAAGACATATTTTGAGTGTGTTGAATGAGTatgttataaaattttgttggaaCATTGATGTGATGTTGAATGAGTATATTAACACCaagtaattatactttgatctaatgttgtgtgaattgaaaaaataaagtgtgGGAGTCCCACATGaaatagaacacacacattagtagtgtttaaattgtgttatttaattttaaatacttgataatgataaaaataatagtaattattattttattcgagaatatcattttccataaatttagcttatggtggttgtgataagaataataatttaattattattatattttcttcattcaaatccaatagtttgtttcctccacttttgtggatttgtttcatttgatcttatccacaagtgttgttgaactgattaatggataaacttcattttaattttatccattagagtaactgttgtcgcaatttttgctaaaacagttacagaatctctatataaatagaggactccGCACACatcgaaattcacagttgatgttttctgtgtttttcctctcttctccctccttcgacttgtgttgacaagtccttctcctttttctacttctttctgtcccttcggaattaagagtattcttaagaccatagtcccttttcggtttaatgtcccttcagaattaagaatggtcttaaaacATAGTCCCTTCGATAATATATGTTCCTTTAGAATAAAGagtacttttaagatcatagtccctatttggaataacaatgtcccatcggaattaagaatgatcttaacgatatatataaaaagtatttcaatatttttctatttgaggAGAAATGGTGCTTAAAGTTAGAATGATattaacaccatatttgagtggtctcaacaccataacagagtggtaacaattccatattaaagtggtttcaatattaaagagtgatcttagtaccatatttggAGGTATAGTTCTCGAACGattttctacagtgcagtaaTTAATCGAACAGTTGTAGCTGGGCTTGTTTTATCttggaggcggcgtggttgatagtctgccttgcacaatttgggcagtgccacgaaacgtcttaaaagagcgacctggtcgtgactcaacttagtaacaacttcggtagataatagaatttggaaatccaaatacatcagtttggaaatccaaaaacaacaattttaagacGTTTCGATCTGCTATGTCTACCGAAAAAGTTACTTATCAGTTGTCCCTAAATACATTAAGGATAAAATAAGCTATAGAAATACATCTATCGACTGAAACAATGAAGTGTTTGTTGTTATAACAGCAACACTATGAAATTCATGTATCGCTTTTAATGGTAAAGTGTGAAGTTAATTGTGGATAGAAAATTGTTTCTCCGCACATCACACAGTtttttttgatctttttttttttcactaaataattgaatttttttttttttttgaaaaaaaaaataattgatcgGTTGTCACACTAATTTACCTCAATGttcatataaacataaaaatactaTTAGAGTCTGTTAAAATTTTAACTTGACTATGTAAATTTTCCAGATCGTTTCATCGTGATTAATGATTATGGATTAtggattttgtttaaaaaaaaaatattttttttattctattatgGGTTTGTGTTGATGAAGGTATGAAGAtggtgatgaagatgatgaagagaatgagggaagaagatgaagaaagttaaattttatttttgtggtggTGGTGTACAATTAGATATAATAGACATGCATGATTTAATGGTTGTATTTTCagaaaaaaagatcaaacggtttaaattaaacaaattaatgaGGTCTATGGTAGACCACCTACAATGTTTGTAGTCCATCATAGACATTTGAGGTTATACTTAACGGTCATgaatttatttggcaaacggagaaaaaaagagggactaaaacgtgagttttattaattgtgggaccaaaatgaaaattggaaattaattaagggaccaagtGACTatcaaaccaaaataaaaatcaaaagagcGAAACTATGAAAGAGTAGATCCAACGATACTATGAATATTGTTGTTCAAAGatgaatgatgttttattttttattttctatatttaaaGATGAAGATGGATGAATGTATGTATGATCAGGgtgacgaagaagaagaagaagaagaagagtgaagaagatgaagaaccgtaagaaaatattatttattagtgATGCACCATATGATATAATAAACCTGCATTATCCAACTGCtctcttttaaaacaaaatatcaaatggttaaagttaaattatttaataaggTCTACGATGAACTACTTATAATGTTGGTACATCTTACACACTTGTGGTTAAAGTTAACAGAAACGGATCAAATTGATTAACGGAGATATATTTGAAGGatcgaaaagaaaaaatttagagttatagaactaaattgaaaataataaataacttaGGGAACCAAATTATCAGttaattaaacctatttttttctagggtcatgctaaccggtgccccttGACACTAGTTAAGAAgtcaaataatatttgaattaaatgcTTAAATAATAACCTAAAAAGGgtaatatttatattcaaagttgtgtaatcaatgcattaaatACTTCCTCTTTTGACTTAAAATTTCCTCTTTTAGTTTCGTTAATCATTGCCCTCagagcaccggttaacattaccctttttCCGATGGATTActtttttctaatttctttttatagaaTCCATTCTGGTTTCACCTCTCGTAACTTTAACAAGAACTATCACGTTGGCTTATAATATTTTGCCCTTTTctctttaaataattaaatcatcACTAATACAAggtaatataaaataaatcaatttaatcTTCAAACTATCATactcttttcaatttttcaaagaGGAGTGTTATAGACATTTTCTAATATCCTCAATAACATTCATTCATTTATAGAATAAAATTTATGTGAATATCAcgctttaaaaataaatcttacATAAAATGACGAGACTCATATATATTTCACTTACCAGAAGAGTGAATGGTAGAAagacttttaaaaaaagataatttatacaatttgtcttttctaaaatatataaataagacGATTagctcataaaaaaaaaatataaaatctatcaaatttaatatatatattttttagggataatttaatatatgttattagGAAATAACAtgacaaaatttatattatttttatttttatggattaaattgaggaatttcatataaaaactacatagtttttatattatttagggATTATATCGAGAGagtatagcttttttttttttttttgtaggaagGAGAGAGTATAGCTTAGATACTAACTTTTTGACTATAAGAATTAGATATTAGATTGATGGCTGTTATTGAAGGTTTATTTTAGCGTATATTTTGACACAATCTTTGGTATATAATTTTCAACTCATAATTAAGAGTTTCAATGACAAAAACCAAAAGGGTAAttttctctctatatatatagcCAGCCAGTGACCACTTCATTCAATGTTCATAGCCTTTCTCCATATATAATTAAGAAACAGTGTCATttgtgtcctttttttttttcttctattgtcCTCACAAGTCACAAACATGAGTCGTCGTCATTCATGTTCTTTAAAGCAAAAACTAAGAAAAGGTTTATGGTCCCCTGAAGAAGATGATAAGCTTTTCAATTACATAACCATGTTTGGTGTTGGATGTTGGAGTTCAGTTCCTAAACTAGCTGGtaatcttaaaataaattagttcaTCCATAAATTAACCCAACAAGATATATAGCAACTATAAACATGACTTTTATTTAGAATACTAGTATTGCTCTCTCaaacattatatataatattgctCTTTTACCATGCACGGTACATATATATCAAGTTATCAACATATATatggaagaaattaaaaaaatgaatccttatattttttcctttaccatgcatatataatttttatgagTTGCAGGGTTGCAAAGGTGTGGAAAGAGCTGTAGATTGAGATGGATAAACTATTTGAGGCCTGATTTGAAGAGAGGAATGTTCTCAAAACAAGAGGAAGATCTTATCATCAATCTTCATGAAGCACTTGGAAATAGGTAACatgttatatatattaattaataatgcttcaaaaaaagtgattattaattaatttcaaatgaTGCCTCAGGTGGGCTCAAATTGCATCACAATTACCAGGGAGAACAGATAATGAGATAAAAAACTTTTGGAATTCAAGTTTGAAGAAGAAACTAATGAAACAAGGGATTGATCCAGCTACACATAAACCCTTGATCAATAATGAATCTCTTCTTGTAAAGGAAGAGAAGGAAAAACCATCAATGATAATGCCACTGTCTCAACCTCAACCTCAAAGAACTTTAATGCTAGAATCCTCACATGAATATTCAGAAGCACTTCTAATGAATAAGCCAACATTTGATCTTGATCCATTGCAATTACAATTTGAACTGAACCAATTTGGAACCAATTCAAGCTATTTCTTCTCTTCAGACAACATCAGCAACAACTCATTTTCCAACATGATTAATGAAAATACAGCAGGTGGGTTAATCTCATGGGAAggtgaaaattaaaataagctGTTGGATCCTTTGTTGCAGTTTGAAGTGAATAATGCAGTAAAATACAACATCAACAAGACAAATTCAATGGATTTCAGTACCTATGATCCTTTAAGTAATATTGATGTATTTCACCAATTATTATGAACTGTATTTTTGTTGGTGATACAAAGTAGGAAAAATATATAGCACAGAAAATTTCTAGCAAAATATTAGAGTATTATGATCCATGGTTCCCCCTCTTTACTTTCGAGAAAGTTTGATTGTATAACTATTTGTATATTATTAAGAGTGAAGTTAATATCCCTTAATAAATATTGGAGaactatttattaatttttcaatgatCAATATACCTACGTACGTACATTGCATGGTAGCTAGAGATATTTGTGGGAGAATCTGGCAGAGGTTAGAATAAGAAGATTATCTTCTCAAATCCCTCCAAAAAGGTTAAAATTGGCTGCTCAATTTCAAAATCTGCATtattgaagaaagagaaagatatAGTAATGGTGACAACTAGGATACCCGtagaagaatggtgggtaatttaccctaatcaatacacattagccacataagcacatttttaagtggtattcataaactatcttgaccccaccaacaaattactcattttcattggttggtggataGGTCTTCTCTTTGATCATATACGTACGGTTTTAAAAACAGGTGTCCAAAtaatattttctgttttaataTAGCATGCATTTAATTTAGCCATGAAGTAGGACACCAACATCAGACATAACATGGACACTAACACGCTCACACCATAAATAATTTGAGAAGTTTACATAATTCATTGTAAGCATATATAAAtacgttaaaaaaattaaaatatattttatgaacttttttggaataaatgtaattttaaaattaattgtaaAGTTGAGTACAAAAATTATGACGGagttatatattttatgaaccTAATTGctaactccttttttttttttttttttttatatacatatatatttttagttgttCATCGTAGtagttttaaattaatattacaccatcctcgtgagtttaactcagttggtatgaacaatacataaaatatgtaaggttcggagttcgaactccgaccaccacaaaaaaaaaattaatagcagaacaaaaacattaatcaaaattgatgactcgttaaaaaaatagttaaaatgataataaatgtGTTCCTAAAAAAGGAAACAattctaaatttaaatataaattttataatttatatttaaatatcaaattcaaatatcaatatttacCATAAAAGGTAACGATAATCACATCAGTTAAAAGACttgatttcatttaaattgatagaattatatgattttccctaaaaaaaaaaaaagaattatatgatttaaatgtattaatgtcatttaaatcaattttgatcttttgaaatatttgatttacgAAGTTCGGAgtatcaaataaattttatacaacataattttaaacatatatcaaaagttttagaatatatatatatatatgggaaatgctaaacaatGCCCTTAGGACATTGGTTAAGAGAacataaatagaaataatttgttgaaaaatggtgaaaagtgttgaattcaactttttaaaagtcaaaaagtTGTCATTTCCAATGCAAAACTACTACTTTTAATTTCCTTAATCATTGCTCTGAGGACACTGATTAGCAagactctatatatatataatatcatactTGAGAATACTTTGATGAAATGGTAATATGTCTCTTTTCAGCTTAAATGTAGTTTGGAACATATATAATTATCGAAATTCcgttatatttaaattaattcaattaaagcTTACATTGACAGCTATAATATGTGTCATATTTACACCACTTCTTCTTAGACTTCAGTTGCATTATACATTATATTCCTTTTACTACTTTAATCTTcacactccttttttttttttttttctgacccatTTCCATCAATTAAATCAATGGTTTAATGGCAATTACATGCGgtcaaagttttttatttttcagacaAAATCACAATAATTATTTGCAATTCATAAATTTATTATCATGGATTACTAACATTGGAAATTTCAATTtatcatttgaattttaaatgaatatgtagataaaaagttgtttaatttatttgaatatgaGAGTTTTTAAGTTGGACACCTCTATGTTGGTGCAAACTAAAGAACTTCACGGTTGCATGTGTGAATATTATTAGGGTATAATACGCTCCCCTCCCTTAACACTGTGTTTGGTTGAGATGAAAAAGAGAGGAGAGAAGTTGGCGAGAgagaaattgaagagagataGCTAATTTCTCTCGTTTGGTTTGCAAAGAATCTGTGGAGAGAGATTATAAAAATGCGGGCCCCGCTGCCTTTTTATCTCCTCGCTGATATGCGAAGAAAGACAGAAGAAACTCACTCTGCTCTTCAGTTTCCTATATTACCCTTGTTCTTGTCCtatttattcatgttttttttttcccatctTTGTTGCTCTTGTGCCACCATGCTGAACAACCACTTTGTTATGTgctgttttttcaattttaattctgATCTTTTCTTGGGTGGACCTGCGTTGAGAATAATTTTTTGGAtgattttgtttattaattATGACCCTGAAATTCAAGTTTAAAGCCACAATTTAATTTGTTACAACTATGGGGGCTGGGGACAACAATATACAACATGTGTGGGAGAGGAGAGATCAGGATGGCAGGGTCGGTTAGCAATGGTTATGGAAGGAGATAAGAAACTAAGAAAGGGAAAGATGTTCgcttccaaaataaaattaaaatattattagccAAATCAATCAATATAATAATTAGTTAAATGAATCTAActattttgtacaaaaaaacttaatttaattatttaagctattcaacatttaaaaaaaaaaacaaatcaaatctagaattaatcatttttgtactcaaggatatttttgtacttttagatataatcaacacttctctcttctctatttcttttctctttattttataccaaacaatccatcaaatataCCATATTTCtcacatatttctctcttctcttattctctcttaCCAACTTCTCTCTTTACAATTTCTCTTCtataccaaacacaccctaatgATTGTGGtattacactcccctcctctTTGGTTTTAAAACTCACATTTCCCTCCTTTGAgagataataatataatatatctaatccactttaaatttttcaataaagtttaaatcaaattctattagaatttttttaattactttaataCCCTTTTGCCTACTGCCGTCAACATCACTCCACATGcttatctcaaaaaaaaaaaacatcatcagTCATCACAAGATACAAAAGTTGAAGACAATTGCTAATTATGTCATTTATTCTCTTCAATTAATTACTTGGACATGCGTTGAAATTGGGATACACTTGCCTTTCTTCACTGATTCATCTTTCATAGTTCCCACCTcttttaagaggaaaaaaataaagagaaagatGCACACAAATAGGCATAGGGTGATTAGTTTAGAGGTCAATTAAACGAATGAAAGATGAAAACATGGGCAAGGAAAAGGGTATTATAGTAATAAACTTGGTGTTTAATGGAGATTGACTACCAAATTTCAATGTTAAGCTGTTAACCCTTAATCCCTAGCTTATTAAAAAGCATATGCAGGATTGACATaatatcctctaaaaaaacactCACATAACAAACGGGTTAATATTTTTACCATGTAATTAActcatttttattctttaaagtATCACCACCAGATAGTAAGAGTGTTTGCGGTCTGGTCTGGATCATTTTTTGGCAAAAAATCAAccgattcaaaataaaaattatatgcggtttgaattattgtttttaaaaatctaaTCCGATCCAAGTATATGCAGTTTTATTTGAATGGAtttttgaaaatccaaaatctaacatttaatttttttattaatatggaAATCCAAAAtctaacatttaattttttttattaatattaatgttACACATACATAGTCTAAAATTGAGATTATTATGCTTTATAAAGAGGTTTATAACAAGCCACGATGAACTAGTATCTACAAGGGAAAGAGATGCTTAAACCACAAGAATGGTATACATGTTCACACCTCACACGTTTTCCACAATTGCCCAAAGGTTCTGCCGTCAAGACACAATGATTAAATCTCTAGGATTCTGATTGGGAAATGCTGTGATCTATATAGTCAAAATCATCAATTGGAGTTCTGAACAAAATTAAggttagtactccctccgtcctataATAATTGagttatttacaaaaaaaaaatatatatatatattttaaaataattgagctatttcactttttaatacaatattaattactttttttatttataatttaaattaatactactttcacaactcccaattcaatatattatactttacatttatgataaaaaagaatGCACTAAACTTGATAAAGAcattcaaaaccatttttctctctcttttatttatacacttttcttaatcttaGTGAAATAAGAAAATAGCTCAGTTAAACTGGGAAAGAGGGAGTAACATTTAGAGTTAAAAGTAGGTTCATGATTTACCatgattaaaatttaaaccATTGCTATGACCTCAACCACCGAGTGcgtgaactttttttttgtgttgctaacaagtgttctaagggtattgtttaaggaatttagaaaagaaaattatgtcttgaaaatacaagttaAACACTTGTTAAAGTCATAATCGTATAATCTCCGGTGCAAAAGTTGCtacttttatatgcttaaacaatgcccttagagcacttgttagcattttttttatctctcttgGTGAAAGCAAAACTTTAACATTTACAAGCAAATTgtccatttaaaaataaagggtaatgttaacttgtgtccttgggcacatgttaagaaacctaaaaaaagaaatattctcTAAAATATTGTGcatttaattgattaaaaaattaacgatTAAATGTATTACACACATtccaataaattatttatatatttgaaaaataaaatgcacaaatccccgtgagcttagctcagttggtagggatattgtatattatatgcaggggatggggttcgaaccccagacattccacttctccacaatttaattgtgtgagctctagccactaggctacttgacccaaaaaaaaaaaaaaaaaacacaagttagcattttcctaaaataaaaggTATGCTAACAAGTAAAGTGTTCTAagtgttttgtcaaaaaaagaaagtattaCAAGTGcattagttaaaaaaacaaaaattagaaacttttttatattgaaaattacaaattttaaacttttaagaaattGAATACACTATTTttcacaacaattttttttatttgatttacgTAACAAGTTCTCGATAAGACATTCTTTAACATTTTCACAAACTAATTGTTGTATGCAACTAACACCCGCGGTTGCATGGAAATTGCGATTTGAATCCTCCACagtatattatttttatctatttcttttaattactctctcttttaGTTATCGgctcatttttttcaattttctctcaGCTTTGGCTCACATTTTTTGTTGCTGAAGAGAGATACTTGTGGAAGAGGATTCAAAACCTTTTTGAGCTTTATTTTGAATGTCGGTAGtgaaaataatactaaaaaaaattaaaaatcaatcttcATAGCTTCAATCAAAGGAACCTAAAtccattgttttgtttgttttgtaacTTATGCTTGTAAGATTCAAGACCCATTGACATGGGTATCGAAAATTCCTTATGCTTGTAACTTCACCTATTTCAACTCAATAATAATCTAACTTTTCTATTCCCATACTTAGCTACTAGTGATTCTTGAGGCTTTCCTAATCTCGGCATTCTCTGTTAATTAAAAAGACTCAAATCTGAAATTTCTTGAAAGCACAAATTTATTgggttttttttagaaataaaaaaaaaatgttgatgacgAGTTTGGTGATTTTTTTAACCGTTATCCAAAACCACCATCATCGCACAACAAGAGTGAGAAAACAGGATATGAGACAAGTGTGAGCCATAATGGAGAAGAAGGTGTGAAATATATGGTGCAGACATACCATCATAAAATGTGTGCACctctttaatctaatggtcaaaaaaaaactttcccatCATGGAAAATAACTTCCCATTCCCATGCTAAACTTCACCTAaaagtattattttaaattggatCTTCTTTAATTTATGTCCACTTCAATGTTCAACCTTTCGCGTTCAACTTACCttgacattattttttaactaactACTCCCTTCGTCTCGCAATAGAGAAAATCTTGCATGGTCACAAGCTTTTAGACATATTATTTAGGCGCACAcacataaaaatacattttatttcattatttaaaaaataaacagtacactatttaattattttctctttctacCTTTTCTCAATTATGTATGTGTGTCTAAATTTAGTGTCCAAATACTTGTGTCCAAGTAAGTATTTTCCCTTGCAATAATCATTTTACAATTCTTCCATGTGAGATTTGACAATGTCTCTTAAAGTTACAAAGATAATCTCTTCCCACTAAGTTGACACCTCTTAGACTTATTCCTTATATTTTGATAGGATAAAGTATTACACCACATACTTTTACTTACTTTTACTTTGACAAGAAAATACTAATCGaacaaaaatcattaattaggAAATTCAGTTATATTTTATTCCATGAGAAGATTTTTATTTGAGTAATGCgacaattatataattttactaatttaataatgtttttttttgaacaggcaaaaatgagatatattaatacGGACACCGTAATTGTTAccgcacaagatgtgccaaacaatcacaaaaatgtcaaggtccaaacaaaattacaaacaaatcagTTAAATACCCAGACATAAaagcgggctcgaccaccactGATGAGTGCCAAAACTAAATACAACATTACTAGCCTTTAACCACCACAACGAAGTTGATTTCACTTTATCTAGCAATTGTGGCACAATACTTTGTCTATTTCTAAAAAGCCTATCATTCCTTTCATTCCACAACACCGAAACACAAAGCAACCAAATCAAGTGGAAGAAAGACCGTCGCCCTCTCGAACAACctgcataattaataaattgctCAAAATGATCTGAAGTTGATCGAGAGTCGACACCTACCACGCCTAACCAATCCCGCACCATCGGCCATAATGCACCAAAAGTTgcacaagacaaaaacaaatgagaaaCATCTTCGACAATCCCACATCCAGAAACACATAACCGCTCCTCCACAGATAGAATGCCACGATTTGCCAAATTAAGTTTTGTAGGTAACCGATCCCTCAGAAGTCGCCAAGCAAGGATAGATACTTTGAGAGgaacctgtttatgccaaattaagTCCATATTATGGTGTAACTGGGGCTGCTCCTGTGATGTCAGCATGTCATAGACTCCACG is from Medicago truncatula cultivar Jemalong A17 chromosome 1, MtrunA17r5.0-ANR, whole genome shotgun sequence and encodes:
- the LOC25485627 gene encoding transcription factor MYB86, encoding MSRRHSCSLKQKLRKGLWSPEEDDKLFNYITMFGVGCWSSVPKLAGLQRCGKSCRLRWINYLRPDLKRGMFSKQEEDLIINLHEALGNRWAQIASQLPGRTDNEIKNFWNSSLKKKLMKQGIDPATHKPLINNESLLVKEEKEKPSMIMPLSQPQPQRTLMLESSHEYSEALLMNKPTFDLDPLQLQFELNQFGTNSSYFFSSDNISNNSFSNMINENTAGGLISWEGEN